A window of the Dunckerocampus dactyliophorus isolate RoL2022-P2 chromosome 21, RoL_Ddac_1.1, whole genome shotgun sequence genome harbors these coding sequences:
- the mbtps2 gene encoding membrane-bound transcription factor site-2 protease isoform X1, with the protein MIPVSLLVCVMAAWSAVYLADTLLRSSPTHRISYESWLARRGLMLSPFHVRWQTSMFNRLFAYCARIQPRALYLWFNSGLVFGLVAMLASVVLLVKTLQQTLAQMTTDNPRMGAQQALQVVVPGVNLPTSHLAYFFLALLLSGVIHELGHAVAALREQVRVNGFGMFVFVVYPGAFVDLFTTHLNIVSPTQQLRIFCAGVWHNFVLCVAALAFLFLLPLFLFPLYTSGVGALVTEVAPGSAADGQRGLSVGDIVTGLEECPVSGVEDWSRCLSHLSHTPQTGYCVPASSLQPSWAHGRAFKRLDGTMDCCSNNSLTDLCFSYIKPQSREREYACMPVRKMVTGTQVCHSDRDCNAHTSLSVCVTPSLENQTRFIRVTHPPAAHMLFVGYPPHLQQAVSLTNFVPRFGFLHLDLPVFLETFCKYVFSLSGALAVVNSVPCFALDGQWMLNALLEATLVNVVTDRQKRELIGFFLLLAGSALLAANVALGLWMVTAR; encoded by the exons ATGATCCCGGTGTCTTTGCTGGTGTGCGTGATGGCAGCCTGGAGTGCTGTGTACCTCGCAGACACACTACTGAGG TCGTCGCCCACACATCGGATCAGCTATGAGTCTTGGCTGGCCAGACGAGGTCTGATGCTGTCTCCGTTCCACGTGAGGTGGCAGACCAGCATGTTCAACCGACTGTTTGCGTACTGCGCACGCATACAGCCGCGAGCGCTCTACCTGTG GTTCAACAGCGGTCTGGTGTTCGGGCTGGTGGCCATGTTGGCGTCGGTGGTGCTGCTAGTGAAAACATTACAGCAGACCCTCGCCCAGATGACCACCGACAACCCTCGCATGGGCGCTCAGCAGGCTCTGCAGGTGGTG GTGCCCGGCGTCAACCTTCCCACCAGTCATTTGGCGTACTTCTTCCTCGCCCTGCTGCTCAGCGGAGTCATACACGAGCTGGGCCATGCAGTGGCAGCACTGAG GGAGCAAGTACGAGTGAACGGCTTcggcatgtttgtgtttgtggtcTACCCCGGCGCCTTCGTGGACCTCTTCACCACACACCTGAACATCGTGTCGCCCACACAGCAGCTTCGCATCTTCTGCGCCG gAGTGTGGCACAATTTTGTGCTGTGCGTGGCGGCGTTGGCGTTCCTCTTCCTGTTGCCGCTGTTCCTATTCCCTTTATACACTAGCGGCGTGGGGGCTCTGGTCACTGAGGTTGCACCG GGCTCTGCTGCCGACGGACAGCGGGGCCTCTCCGTGGGGGACATCGTGACGGGCCTGGAGGAGTGTCCCGTCAGTGGGGTGGAGGACTGGAGCAGGTGCCTGTCTCACCTCTCTCACACGCCACAGACGGGATACTGCGTCCCTGCTTCCAGCCTGCAGCCCAGCTGGGCCCACGGACGAG CGTTCAAGCGCCTGGATGGGACGATGGACTGCTGCAGCAACAACAGCCTGACGGACCTCTGCTTCTCCTACATCAAACCACAGAGCCGCGAGAGAGAG TATGCTTGCATGCCGGTGCGCAAGATGGTGACGGGCACCCAGGTGTGTCACAGTGATCGCGACTGCAACGCTCACACCAGCCTCAGCGTTTGCGTCACACCCTCCCTAGAGAACCAGACCCGATTCATCCGGGTCACACATCCCCCCGCTGCACACATGCTGTTTGTGGGGTACCCGCCGCATCTTCAGCAGGCcg TGAGTCTCACCAACTTTGTGCCCCGCTTTGGTTTTCTCCACTTGGACCTGCCGGTCTTCTTGGAGACATTCTGCAA GTATGTATTTTCCCTCTCGGGCGCCTTGGCTGTGGTCAACTCTGTGCCGTGCTTCGCTCTGGATGGCCAGTGGATGCTCAACGCCTTGCTGGAGGCCACGTTGGTCAACGTGGTGACGGACCGCCAGAAGCGCGAGCTCATCGGCTTCTTCCTGCTGCTGGCCGGCAGCGCCCTACTGGCCGCCAACGTGGCGCTGGGTCTGTGGATGGTCACGGCGCGGTAG
- the phex gene encoding phosphate-regulating neutral endopeptidase PHEX, producing the protein MEVEHLSGGEVKPERGNGRRYRIAFIVCALLCGALLLALILVSQRSKQQEFCLTPECIEAAGSILSKMDRSIDPCEDFYTYSCGGWLKDNAIPEESSSYGIYPWLRQHVDMRLKELLETPTDANELEAVTKAKILYRSCMNETLLEEMDGKPMLKTLKQPEFRWPVVGDGLGGDFRWSEEEWSLLRTLAEMRNQHSKSVLIRLYVSPDDKNSSRYIIKLDQASLSLTSREDYTTNTSAAQMYRAALLSLMVDTAVMLGAPKTMTTRVQMEKALDFETKLAHILIPYENRTSENMYNRYTLSRLQRHMPQLDWLGFVKSVVESNSDVARSVSSSEPVIVRVPQYFRELVKLINATDSRTVANYVQWRTVFSRITTLSRRFLYRYLDFARVTTGTTSLTPRWDKCVNYVENSLVYATGRLFVDTHFQEDKKHMMDELIDGVRWAFIDMLQKENEWMDDSTKARAVEKAHAVLAKVGYPEFILNDTYLNDDLNQLEFLETDYYGNVMQTLKFIAQSDVAWLRKRVPRTEWFTNPTTVNAFYSSSTNQIRFPAGELQKPFFWGNEYPRSLSYGAIGVIVGHELTHGFDNNGRKYDKDGNLDQWWSNSSVMAFTDKTQCMVEQYNDYHWEEAGLNVRGKRTLAENIADNGGIRQAFRAYRRWVDESRGGTEEPLLPGVGLNNNQLFFLSYAHVRCNSYRPEAARDQIQSGAHSPPKYRVVGAMSNFPEFGKAFSCPELSVMNRGAQSCRVW; encoded by the exons ATGGAAGTGGAGCATTTAAGCGGCGGAGAGGTCAAACCCGAGCGGGGCAACGGCCGTCGCTACAGGATAGCGTTTATCGTGTGTGCGTTGCTCTGTGGGGCTCTTCTACTTGCACTCATACTGG TTTCCCAAAGAAGCAAGCAGCAAGAGTTCTGTCTGACTCCAGAGTGCATCGAAGCAG CGGGATCTATTCTGAGTAAAATGGATCGGTCCATTGATCCCTGCGAGGACTTCTACACTTACTCCTGTGGCGGCTGGCTGAAGGACAATGCCATTCCCGAGGAGTCGTCCTCGTATGGCATCTACCCCTGGCTCAGGCAGCATGTTGACATGCGACTCAAAG AGTTACTTGAAACTCCGACTGACGCAAACGAGCTGGAGGCTGTGACCAAGGCCAAGATCCTCTACCGGTCCTGTATGAACGAGA CGTTACTGGAAGAGATGGACGGCAAGCCCATGCTGAAGACACTCAAGCAGCCTGAGTTTCGCTGGCCCGTGGTGGGCGACGGCCTTGGCGGTGACTTCCGGTGGTCCGAGGAGGAGTGGAGTCTGTTGAGGACTCTGGCCGAGATGAGGAACCAGCACAGCAAGAGCGTCCTGATCCGCCTCTACGTCTCCCCCGATGACAAGAACTCCTCCAGATACATCATCAAG CTGGATCAGGCCTCCTTGTCTCTGACCTCGAGGGAGGACTACACAACCAACACCTCAGCTGCGCAGATG TATCGTGCAGCCTTGTTGAGTCTCATGGTGGACACGGCCGTCATGTTGGGCGCTCCCAAGACGATGACAACGAGGGTCCAGATGGAAAAAGCGCTGGACTTTGAGACCAAACTGGCTCAT ATCCTGATTCCCTATGAGAACCGCACCAGTGAGAACATGTACAACAGGTACACGCTGTCCCGGCTGCAGCGCCACATGCCACAG TTGGACTGGTTGGGCTTTGTCAAGTCTGTGGTGGAGTCCAACAGCGACGTGGCTCGCTCCGTCTCCTCCTCGGAGCCTGTCATTGTACGAGTGCCGCAGTACTTCAGGGAACTTGTCAAGCTCATTAACGCCACGGATTCcag GACCGTCGCTAACTATGTACAGTGGAGAACTGTTTTTTCCAGGATCACCACCCTCAGCCGCCGTTTCCTCTACAGATACCTGGACTTTGCTCGG GTAACCACGGGAACCACGTCTCTGACCCCGCGCTGGGACAAGTGCGTCAACTATGTGGAGAACTCGCTCGTCTACGCCACGGGCCGCCTCTTTGTCGACACCCACTTTCAGGAGGACAAGAAACACATG ATGGACGAGCTGATCGACGGCGTTCGCTGGGCGTTCATCGACATGCTGCAGAAGGAGAACGAGTGGATGGACGACTCGACCAAGGCGAGAGCCGTAGAAAAG GCTCACGCCGTCCTGGCTAAAGTCGGCTACCCCGAATTCATTCTGAATGACACCTACCTCAATGACGACTTAAACCAG CTAGAGTTCCTCGAGACGGACTACTACGGCAACGTCATGCAGACGCTGAAGTTCATCGCTCAGTCCGACGTGGCCTGGCTTCGTAAGAGGGTCCCGCGTACTGA GTGGTTCACAAACCCGACAACAGTCAACGCCTTCTACAGCTCATCCACCAACCAGATTA GATTCCCAGCTGGTGAGCTCCAGAAACCTTTCTTTTGGGGTAACGAGTACCCAAG GTCTTTGAGTTACGGCGCCATCGGTGTGATTGTCGGACACGAGCTGACGCACGGTTTCGACAACAACG GCCGCAAATATGACAAGGACGGCAATTTGGACCAATGGTGGAGCAACTCCTCTGTGATGGCCTTCACCGACAAGACTCAGTGTATGGTGGAGCAGTACAACGACTACCACTGGGAGGAGGCGGGATTGAAC GTGCGGGGAAAGAGGACGCTAGCAGAGAACATCGCAGACAACGGAGGAATAAGACAAGCTTTCAGG gCTTACAGGCGGTGGGTGGACGAGAGCCGAGGCGGCACAGAAGAGCCTCTGCTTCCCGGAGTCGGATTGAACAACAACCAGCTGTTCTTCTTGAGCTACGCGCAT GTCAGGTGTAACTCGTATAGACCGGAGGCGGCCAGGGACCAGATACAGAGTGGAGCTCACAGTCCACCGAAGTACAG GGTTGTCGGAGCGATGAGCAACTTCCCAGAGTTCGGCAAGGCCTTCAGCTGCCCTGAGTTGTCAGTCATGAACAGAGGCGCACAGTCCTGCCGGGTGTGGTGA
- the mbtps2 gene encoding membrane-bound transcription factor site-2 protease isoform X2: MLSPFHVRWQTSMFNRLFAYCARIQPRALYLWFNSGLVFGLVAMLASVVLLVKTLQQTLAQMTTDNPRMGAQQALQVVVPGVNLPTSHLAYFFLALLLSGVIHELGHAVAALREQVRVNGFGMFVFVVYPGAFVDLFTTHLNIVSPTQQLRIFCAGVWHNFVLCVAALAFLFLLPLFLFPLYTSGVGALVTEVAPGSAADGQRGLSVGDIVTGLEECPVSGVEDWSRCLSHLSHTPQTGYCVPASSLQPSWAHGRAFKRLDGTMDCCSNNSLTDLCFSYIKPQSREREYACMPVRKMVTGTQVCHSDRDCNAHTSLSVCVTPSLENQTRFIRVTHPPAAHMLFVGYPPHLQQAVSLTNFVPRFGFLHLDLPVFLETFCKYVFSLSGALAVVNSVPCFALDGQWMLNALLEATLVNVVTDRQKRELIGFFLLLAGSALLAANVALGLWMVTAR; the protein is encoded by the exons ATGCTGTCTCCGTTCCACGTGAGGTGGCAGACCAGCATGTTCAACCGACTGTTTGCGTACTGCGCACGCATACAGCCGCGAGCGCTCTACCTGTG GTTCAACAGCGGTCTGGTGTTCGGGCTGGTGGCCATGTTGGCGTCGGTGGTGCTGCTAGTGAAAACATTACAGCAGACCCTCGCCCAGATGACCACCGACAACCCTCGCATGGGCGCTCAGCAGGCTCTGCAGGTGGTG GTGCCCGGCGTCAACCTTCCCACCAGTCATTTGGCGTACTTCTTCCTCGCCCTGCTGCTCAGCGGAGTCATACACGAGCTGGGCCATGCAGTGGCAGCACTGAG GGAGCAAGTACGAGTGAACGGCTTcggcatgtttgtgtttgtggtcTACCCCGGCGCCTTCGTGGACCTCTTCACCACACACCTGAACATCGTGTCGCCCACACAGCAGCTTCGCATCTTCTGCGCCG gAGTGTGGCACAATTTTGTGCTGTGCGTGGCGGCGTTGGCGTTCCTCTTCCTGTTGCCGCTGTTCCTATTCCCTTTATACACTAGCGGCGTGGGGGCTCTGGTCACTGAGGTTGCACCG GGCTCTGCTGCCGACGGACAGCGGGGCCTCTCCGTGGGGGACATCGTGACGGGCCTGGAGGAGTGTCCCGTCAGTGGGGTGGAGGACTGGAGCAGGTGCCTGTCTCACCTCTCTCACACGCCACAGACGGGATACTGCGTCCCTGCTTCCAGCCTGCAGCCCAGCTGGGCCCACGGACGAG CGTTCAAGCGCCTGGATGGGACGATGGACTGCTGCAGCAACAACAGCCTGACGGACCTCTGCTTCTCCTACATCAAACCACAGAGCCGCGAGAGAGAG TATGCTTGCATGCCGGTGCGCAAGATGGTGACGGGCACCCAGGTGTGTCACAGTGATCGCGACTGCAACGCTCACACCAGCCTCAGCGTTTGCGTCACACCCTCCCTAGAGAACCAGACCCGATTCATCCGGGTCACACATCCCCCCGCTGCACACATGCTGTTTGTGGGGTACCCGCCGCATCTTCAGCAGGCcg TGAGTCTCACCAACTTTGTGCCCCGCTTTGGTTTTCTCCACTTGGACCTGCCGGTCTTCTTGGAGACATTCTGCAA GTATGTATTTTCCCTCTCGGGCGCCTTGGCTGTGGTCAACTCTGTGCCGTGCTTCGCTCTGGATGGCCAGTGGATGCTCAACGCCTTGCTGGAGGCCACGTTGGTCAACGTGGTGACGGACCGCCAGAAGCGCGAGCTCATCGGCTTCTTCCTGCTGCTGGCCGGCAGCGCCCTACTGGCCGCCAACGTGGCGCTGGGTCTGTGGATGGTCACGGCGCGGTAG